The Methanofollis sp. UBA420 genome contains a region encoding:
- a CDS encoding phenylacetate--CoA ligase → MFWNREMETISGADLEALQLSRLKWTVHHSQNVDFYRRKFRDAGVTPDDITILADVEKLPFTYKKELRDAYPFGNIAVPMKQVVRIHTTSGTTGKPTVVSYTRQDLDNWSELIARNLTMIGLTDEDIFQNAVNYGLFTGGLGFHYGAEKIGATVIPSATGNTKRQIEMIQDFGVTAIHCTPSYGMHLAEVAEEMGATLDTLRIGIFGAEPWSENMRKELEERLGLEAFDSYGMSEMYGPGAGFECPEHDGLHIWHDCYLAEIIDPITGERLPDGEKGELVVTPLVKEAMPLIRYRTGDITRIIPEDCPCGRGKKIARITGRADDMLVIRGINVFPSQIEHTLLSIPDVGDQFMVYVDRINHLDEMTIEVEINRKSFSGELADLARLQKTVAGAIKEALNLRTTVRLVEPGSLPRFEGKARHVVDRRNEIW, encoded by the coding sequence ATGTTCTGGAACAGGGAAATGGAGACGATTTCAGGGGCAGACCTCGAAGCGTTGCAGCTTTCACGGCTGAAGTGGACTGTACACCACTCGCAGAACGTCGACTTCTACCGGCGGAAGTTCAGGGACGCCGGCGTCACGCCGGACGACATCACAATCCTCGCCGACGTGGAAAAACTCCCCTTCACCTACAAGAAGGAGTTGCGCGACGCCTACCCCTTCGGCAACATCGCCGTCCCGATGAAACAGGTCGTGCGCATCCACACCACCTCGGGCACGACAGGCAAACCGACCGTCGTCAGTTACACGAGACAGGACCTGGACAACTGGTCTGAACTGATCGCGCGGAACCTCACCATGATCGGCCTGACCGACGAGGACATCTTCCAGAACGCCGTGAACTACGGCCTCTTCACCGGCGGCCTCGGCTTCCACTACGGCGCCGAGAAGATCGGGGCGACCGTGATCCCGAGCGCCACCGGCAACACCAAGAGGCAGATCGAGATGATCCAGGACTTCGGCGTCACCGCGATCCACTGCACCCCCAGCTACGGGATGCACCTCGCCGAGGTCGCCGAGGAGATGGGCGCCACCCTCGACACCCTGCGGATCGGGATCTTCGGCGCCGAACCCTGGTCAGAGAACATGAGAAAGGAACTGGAGGAACGTCTCGGCCTCGAAGCCTTCGACTCGTACGGGATGTCGGAGATGTACGGGCCGGGCGCCGGTTTCGAGTGCCCCGAGCACGACGGCCTCCACATCTGGCACGACTGCTACCTCGCCGAGATCATCGACCCCATCACGGGCGAACGCCTGCCCGACGGCGAGAAGGGCGAACTGGTCGTCACGCCCCTGGTCAAGGAGGCGATGCCCCTGATCCGGTACCGCACCGGCGACATCACCCGCATCATCCCCGAGGACTGCCCGTGCGGCCGCGGCAAGAAGATCGCGCGCATCACCGGCAGGGCCGACGACATGCTCGTCATCAGGGGAATCAACGTCTTCCCGTCCCAGATCGAGCACACCCTCCTCTCCATCCCCGACGTGGGGGACCAGTTCATGGTATATGTGGACAGGATCAACCATCTTGACGAGATGACGATCGAGGTCGAGATCAACAGGAAGAGTTTCAGCGGCGAACTCGCCGACCTCGCCCGCCTCCAGAAAACGGTGGCCGGGGCGATCAAGGAGGCCCTGAATCTCAGGACGACCGTCAGGCTCGTTGAACCGGGCAGCCTGCCCCGCTTCGAGGGGAAGGCCCGCCACGTCGTGGACAGGAGGAATGAGATCTGGTGA
- the uvsE gene encoding UV DNA damage repair endonuclease UvsE yields the protein MRIGYPCMNTAIGCTSARTFRLKSWSEERFLSTVAENLSCLSRILAFNAEHDLLFFRVTSDLVPFASHPVNALDWPAIFAEEFAGIGAFVRGRGMRISLHPDQFTLLTSPDAGVGERSVAELAYHAAVLDAMGLDTTAKVQIHLGGAYGDREAAVGRFLDRYRALPREVRRRLVVENDDRLYTEAECRAVSRECGIPVLFDAFHHECNPSGLDTGAAVAACAATWSERDGVPMVDYSSQEPDGRRGRHARTLDPAHFAAFLAAARPHDPDIMLEIKDKEQSALRALLIVRHAG from the coding sequence ATGCGGATCGGGTACCCCTGCATGAACACCGCCATCGGGTGCACCTCGGCCCGCACCTTCAGGCTGAAGTCCTGGAGCGAGGAGAGGTTCCTCTCGACGGTCGCGGAGAACCTCTCCTGCCTCTCGCGGATCCTCGCGTTCAACGCCGAACACGACCTCCTCTTCTTCAGGGTCACCTCGGACCTCGTCCCCTTCGCCTCCCACCCGGTGAACGCCCTCGACTGGCCGGCGATCTTCGCGGAGGAGTTCGCCGGGATCGGGGCGTTCGTCCGGGGCCGCGGCATGCGCATCTCCCTGCACCCCGACCAGTTCACTCTCCTCACCTCACCCGACGCGGGTGTCGGTGAGAGGAGCGTCGCCGAACTGGCGTACCACGCCGCGGTCCTCGACGCCATGGGCCTGGACACGACGGCAAAGGTCCAGATCCACCTCGGCGGGGCCTACGGCGACAGGGAGGCGGCCGTCGGCCGGTTTCTCGACAGGTACCGCGCCCTCCCCCGCGAGGTGAGGCGGCGCCTCGTCGTCGAGAACGACGACCGCCTGTACACCGAGGCCGAGTGCCGCGCCGTCAGCCGCGAGTGCGGCATCCCCGTCCTCTTCGACGCCTTCCACCACGAGTGCAACCCCTCCGGCCTCGACACCGGCGCGGCCGTCGCCGCCTGCGCCGCCACCTGGTCGGAGAGGGACGGCGTCCCGATGGTCGACTACTCCTCCCAGGAACCGGACGGGCGGCGCGGCCGCCATGCCCGCACCCTCGACCCGGCCCACTTCGCCGCCTTCCTCGCCGCCGCCCGACCCCACGACCCCGACATCATGCTGGAGATCAAGGACAAGGAACAGAGCGCCCTCCGCGCCCTCTTGATCGTGCGGCACGCCGGGTGA
- a CDS encoding phenylacetate--CoA ligase family protein encodes MWDPRVEEMPAGEMKKLQYRLLKTLVYRLYSFSDFYHARMREAGVHPDDVRTLDDVTKLPFMYKRDLRDNYPDRLFTAPQEELVRYHVSSGTTGKPTVVGYTANDLENWTTSLARSFTACGLGRGDVIQVSYGYGLFTGGLGIHYGAERVGATVLPMSTGNTERQIELMQDLHVTAIACTPSYLMHLGETAEKMGVSIPKDTGLRLGILGAEPWSEQMRKKIQESLGIRVFDIYGTSELSGPMFTECAEQNGIHIWGDIAYPEIIDPETGEQLPPGEKGELVMTILKKEAFPLIRYRVGDITALDDSVCACGRTSPRIMRIQGRVDDMLIVRGINVFPSQVEHTLMGIPEVVGSAFLIEVDRRGALDSMLVRVEMSKEAFSDKITDLMRVRGKVVHQLKSSLNVAADVELVAPGSLPRFEGKAKRVIDRRVY; translated from the coding sequence ATGTGGGACCCCCGCGTCGAGGAGATGCCGGCCGGGGAGATGAAAAAACTCCAGTACCGGCTTTTGAAGACGCTCGTCTACCGGTTGTACAGTTTTTCCGACTTCTATCACGCGCGGATGCGGGAGGCCGGCGTCCACCCCGACGATGTCAGGACGCTCGACGACGTCACGAAGCTCCCCTTCATGTACAAGCGGGATCTGCGGGACAACTACCCTGACCGCCTCTTCACCGCGCCGCAGGAGGAACTCGTCCGCTACCATGTCTCGTCGGGGACGACGGGCAAACCCACGGTCGTCGGCTACACCGCAAACGACCTGGAGAACTGGACGACCTCCCTCGCCCGCTCCTTCACCGCCTGCGGCCTCGGCCGGGGCGACGTGATCCAGGTGAGTTACGGCTACGGCCTCTTCACCGGCGGCCTCGGCATCCACTACGGCGCCGAGAGGGTGGGGGCGACCGTGCTCCCGATGAGTACGGGCAACACCGAGAGGCAGATCGAACTGATGCAGGACCTCCATGTGACGGCGATCGCCTGCACTCCCTCGTACCTCATGCACCTCGGCGAGACGGCCGAGAAGATGGGCGTCTCGATCCCGAAGGACACGGGTCTCCGCCTCGGTATCCTGGGGGCCGAACCCTGGTCCGAGCAGATGCGGAAGAAGATCCAGGAGTCCCTCGGCATCAGGGTCTTCGACATCTACGGCACGAGCGAACTCTCCGGCCCGATGTTCACCGAGTGCGCCGAACAGAACGGCATCCATATCTGGGGGGACATCGCATACCCGGAGATCATCGACCCGGAGACCGGCGAGCAGTTGCCGCCCGGCGAGAAGGGCGAACTGGTGATGACCATCCTGAAAAAGGAGGCATTCCCCCTGATCCGGTACCGCGTCGGGGACATCACGGCCCTCGACGACTCGGTCTGTGCCTGCGGCCGGACGTCGCCGCGGATCATGCGCATCCAGGGCCGCGTCGACGATATGCTCATCGTGCGCGGGATCAATGTCTTCCCGTCGCAGGTCGAACACACGCTCATGGGCATCCCCGAGGTGGTCGGCAGCGCCTTCCTGATCGAGGTGGACCGCCGCGGGGCCCTGGACTCCATGCTGGTGCGGGTGGAGATGAGCAAGGAGGCCTTCTCCGACAAGATCACCGACCTGATGAGGGTGCGGGGGAAGGTCGTCCACCAGTTGAAGAGTTCCCTCAATGTGGCGGCCGACGTCGAACTCGTGGCGCCGGGGTCGCTCCCCCGCTTCGAGGGGAAGGCAAAGAGAGTGATTGACCGGAGAGTGTACTGA
- the lysS gene encoding lysine--tRNA ligase, whose product MSDSQISFDEAKLTKYRELQEAGLTLYPAHYERKQTLGEIKETFAEIGHDQSEEEVVTAGRIYALRHHGKTIFIDIGDASARMQLYVRKNDVGDEPFEFIKKYLDAGDIIGATGHVFRTKMGEITVWVSRFDLLTKSVCPMPEKFHGLKNTEQRYRHRYLDLIMNEESRQTFRTRSHAIAGLRNFLNGRGFMEFETPTLQSVYGGANARPFITYHNALEQQLFLRIAPELYLKRLVVGGFEKVYEIAKNFRNEDIDTHHNPEFSMVEIYAAYHDYEDMMNLTEEVITHLVESALGTTTVTFAGNEISFARPWRRLSMEDAVKEYGGIDVYATPLDELARIAEKEGVEKCETAQTHGDYLPLFFDHYCEEKLIQPTFIYDFPVENSPLAKRHRSKPGFTERFELFVNGMELANGFSELNDPIDQKQRFEEQDAKRRLGDLEAQMIDYDFVNALGYGMPPTGGVGIGIDRLVMLITGNDSIKEVILFPSMRTIATQGGEAEAEESDEPEEKQE is encoded by the coding sequence ATGAGCGATTCACAGATCAGTTTTGATGAGGCAAAACTCACGAAATACCGCGAACTTCAGGAGGCCGGGCTCACCCTGTACCCGGCCCACTATGAGCGGAAGCAGACCCTCGGCGAGATCAAGGAAACTTTTGCGGAGATCGGCCACGACCAGAGCGAAGAGGAGGTCGTGACGGCCGGGAGGATCTACGCCCTCCGTCACCACGGCAAGACGATCTTCATCGACATCGGCGACGCCTCGGCCCGCATGCAACTCTATGTGCGGAAGAACGACGTCGGCGACGAGCCTTTCGAGTTCATCAAGAAGTACCTGGACGCGGGCGACATCATCGGCGCAACAGGCCATGTCTTCAGGACGAAGATGGGCGAGATCACCGTCTGGGTCAGCCGCTTCGACCTCCTCACCAAGTCGGTCTGCCCGATGCCGGAGAAGTTCCACGGGCTCAAGAACACCGAGCAGCGGTACCGCCACCGGTACCTCGACCTGATCATGAACGAGGAGTCGCGGCAGACCTTCCGCACCCGGAGCCATGCCATCGCCGGTCTGCGGAACTTCCTCAATGGACGGGGCTTCATGGAGTTCGAGACCCCGACCCTCCAGTCCGTCTATGGCGGCGCCAATGCCCGGCCCTTCATCACCTACCACAACGCCCTGGAGCAGCAGCTCTTCCTCCGCATCGCCCCGGAACTCTACCTGAAGAGGCTTGTCGTCGGCGGCTTCGAGAAGGTCTACGAGATCGCGAAGAACTTCAGGAACGAGGACATCGACACCCACCACAACCCCGAGTTCTCGATGGTGGAGATCTACGCGGCCTACCATGACTACGAGGACATGATGAACCTCACCGAGGAGGTCATCACCCACCTTGTCGAGAGCGCTCTCGGCACGACGACGGTCACCTTCGCGGGCAACGAGATCTCCTTTGCCCGGCCGTGGAGGAGACTCAGCATGGAGGACGCGGTGAAGGAGTACGGCGGCATCGATGTCTATGCGACGCCTCTCGACGAACTCGCCAGGATTGCCGAAAAAGAGGGCGTGGAGAAGTGCGAGACGGCACAGACCCACGGGGACTACCTCCCTCTCTTCTTCGACCACTACTGCGAGGAGAAACTCATCCAGCCGACTTTCATCTACGACTTCCCGGTCGAGAACTCGCCGCTGGCGAAGCGCCACCGCTCGAAGCCCGGCTTCACCGAGCGTTTCGAGCTCTTCGTGAACGGTATGGAGCTTGCGAACGGCTTCTCCGAGCTGAACGACCCGATCGACCAGAAGCAGCGTTTCGAGGAGCAGGACGCAAAGCGCCGCCTCGGCGACCTTGAGGCGCAGATGATCGACTACGACTTCGTCAACGCCCTCGGCTACGGCATGCCCCCGACCGGCGGGGTCGGCATCGGTATCGACCGCCTGGTCATGCTCATCACCGGCAACGACTCCATCAAGGAAGTGATCCTCTTCCCGTCGATGCGGACGATCGCGACACAGGGCGGAGAGGCCGAGGCCGAAGAGTCGGACGAGCCCGAAGAGAAGCAGGAGTAA
- a CDS encoding Ig-like domain-containing protein: MRFVRSMVLVALALLLLGSAGAVGAAEITVKTPTGPIPVGETVVVPVTVTGADRLDACDISVTADASSVVIAANTTNPVDGATLTVNTVDNTAEVSFYHLTGVTGDLTLFYVDCTPTTSGLSAPVTLTVRCIAEKGSAGTPGDDVSKKYSVVNGTVVTDRDPPVVTTLAVTPPTVSPLFPGDTRQFAAEVRDQYGSAMDVPVAWASSNPTVGTINRTTGLFTAVGAGSTAVTAKAGDRMSGAVTLTVKATPAPARVVVTPSKIVSPLNTTETRQFAAKVYDQYGTLKTVPVTWASSDMSVGTINRTTGLFTAVHGGNTTITAKAGDALSDPVHVTVYLAPASVPPAPKNPVSPTIASDSPGAVLKIVVDRQDVDGNAGFTVKPAGGDVPAFAAGMGLPEDAFLSLSITPENLKDAKHLAYSAVLTFRIPVADLPAGEKHNVRAYRYNTVSGAWEALPTEWVKTEGGYHCYAVKTSGFSVFTMVRTIGGAPAVTPPVPTPKPPTPGGGGGGGGSGFAASSVSAAVDTATPTLTPTQTPTATLSPEVVRTAAPVATGTAPATATTPARSPGFGVLAALAGAGAAFVLRGRRD, encoded by the coding sequence ATGAGATTCGTACGTTCTATGGTGCTGGTCGCGCTGGCCCTGCTCCTGCTGGGCAGTGCCGGTGCGGTCGGTGCCGCCGAGATCACGGTGAAGACGCCGACAGGACCCATACCTGTCGGCGAGACCGTTGTCGTGCCTGTCACCGTGACCGGCGCGGACAGACTCGATGCATGCGATATCAGTGTCACGGCGGACGCGTCGAGCGTCGTCATCGCCGCGAACACGACGAACCCCGTCGACGGGGCGACATTGACGGTGAATACCGTCGATAATACCGCGGAGGTCAGTTTCTATCACCTGACCGGCGTTACCGGCGACCTGACGCTTTTCTATGTGGACTGTACGCCGACGACGTCGGGCCTCTCCGCGCCCGTGACCCTGACTGTCAGGTGTATCGCGGAGAAGGGTTCTGCCGGCACGCCCGGCGACGATGTCTCGAAAAAGTATTCTGTCGTGAACGGCACGGTCGTCACCGACAGAGACCCGCCGGTCGTGACGACTCTTGCGGTCACGCCGCCGACGGTGTCGCCCCTCTTCCCCGGCGACACGCGGCAGTTTGCCGCGGAGGTCCGTGACCAGTACGGCAGTGCGATGGACGTCCCGGTCGCCTGGGCGAGTTCCAATCCGACGGTCGGGACGATCAACCGGACCACCGGTCTCTTCACGGCTGTCGGTGCCGGCAGTACCGCCGTCACCGCGAAGGCCGGGGACAGGATGTCCGGTGCGGTGACGCTGACCGTCAAAGCCACGCCGGCGCCGGCAAGGGTCGTGGTGACGCCCTCGAAGATCGTCTCTCCCCTGAACACGACAGAGACGCGGCAGTTTGCCGCGAAGGTCTATGACCAGTACGGCACCCTGAAGACCGTGCCGGTGACGTGGGCGAGTTCCGACATGTCTGTCGGGACAATCAACCGGACCACCGGCCTCTTCACGGCCGTACATGGCGGCAACACCACCATCACGGCAAAGGCCGGAGACGCACTTTCGGATCCGGTACATGTGACCGTGTACCTGGCGCCGGCGTCCGTACCGCCGGCGCCGAAGAACCCGGTCAGCCCGACGATAGCATCTGATAGTCCGGGTGCCGTCCTGAAGATCGTGGTCGACCGGCAGGACGTCGACGGGAATGCCGGGTTCACGGTGAAACCTGCAGGCGGGGATGTCCCGGCCTTTGCCGCGGGCATGGGCCTGCCGGAGGATGCGTTCCTCTCCCTCAGCATCACGCCGGAGAACCTGAAGGACGCGAAGCACCTCGCATACAGCGCGGTGCTGACGTTCCGTATCCCTGTTGCCGACCTCCCTGCAGGCGAGAAGCACAATGTACGGGCATACCGCTACAACACCGTCTCCGGGGCATGGGAGGCGCTGCCGACCGAGTGGGTGAAGACCGAAGGGGGCTATCATTGCTATGCCGTGAAGACGTCCGGATTTTCCGTCTTCACCATGGTACGCACCATCGGCGGAGCACCTGCGGTCACCCCGCCTGTTCCGACACCGAAACCGCCGACACCCGGCGGAGGCGGTGGTGGCGGGGGATCGGGTTTTGCCGCGAGCAGCGTGTCGGCGGCGGTCGATACCGCCACCCCGACCCTGACGCCCACGCAGACCCCGACCGCGACCCTGTCGCCCGAGGTCGTCCGGACCGCCGCACCGGTCGCCACCGGCACGGCGCCCGCGACCGCGACCACGCCTGCACGGAGTCCGGGCTTCGGTGTCCTCGCCGCCCTTGCGGGGGCGGGCGCGGCGTTCGTCCTCCGGGGCCGCAGGGACTGA
- a CDS encoding Orn/Lys/Arg decarboxylase N-terminal domain-containing protein — translation MEWYSNLDLSILIIDSELGAKTAGGIALREIIRLLKDLDFDVVEATTIDDAFSIFRSSYPEIAGVLLDWDLQAAAPDAPGPAEMIREIRTRNRSLPIFLFTRKLAVNEIPLEVVRTIDGYFWKLDNTPRFVAGRIEDVTGDYLDTLLPAFFGELVRYTQEYTYAWHTPGHTGGAAFLKSPVGKLFYEFFGENTLRADLSVSVPELGSLLEHSGVVGDAEADAARIFGADRTYFVTNGTSTANKIVFSSCVSPGDIVLVDRNCHKSVMYAIILTGAVPVYLVPTRNNYGIIGPIPASEFSEDAILEKIRSNRLAQPDAAPKLAVITNSTYDGLCYDVVAIRGWLRGMVDALHFDEAWYGYACVHPLYEGRYAMSGAGLGPDDPVLYATQSTHKVLAAFSQASMVHILDGHRPEDGRVDPERFNEAFMMHSSTSPAYSIIASLDVAAKMMEGDSGTALIADTLEEALIFRQKMVQIGEQLAAGEEAGERWWFGIWQPEGGDFPDLRPRPEAGDDLERHLAFWTLRPGDAWHGFEGLDEGYVLLDPLKVTVLTPGVEKDGGMGMRGIPAPVVSRFLQSRGIVVEKSGFYSFLILFTMGISRGKSGTLIAQLFEFKDLYDENAPLERVFPALTRAHPEIYGGMGLADLCDAMHAYLRRRNIAGVLKTVYAGIPEAVMTPAEAYRHLVAGETETVPIGSIIGRTAAVMVVPYPPGIPVLMPGERVLAEDRCLVNFLLLYGDFDTAFPGFETEIHGVVSEQTAEGKVVSVLCLKEDG, via the coding sequence ATGGAATGGTACAGCAACCTCGACCTCTCCATCCTCATCATCGACTCCGAACTCGGGGCGAAGACCGCGGGAGGCATCGCCCTCCGGGAGATCATCAGGCTCCTGAAAGACCTCGACTTCGACGTGGTCGAGGCCACGACCATCGACGACGCCTTCTCCATCTTCAGGTCGTCGTACCCGGAGATCGCCGGCGTCCTCCTCGACTGGGACCTCCAGGCCGCCGCCCCCGACGCACCGGGGCCGGCCGAGATGATCCGGGAGATCAGGACGAGGAACAGGTCGCTCCCGATATTCCTGTTCACCCGCAAACTGGCGGTGAACGAGATCCCCCTGGAGGTGGTCCGGACCATCGACGGCTACTTCTGGAAACTCGACAACACCCCGCGGTTCGTCGCCGGCCGGATCGAGGACGTCACCGGCGACTATCTCGACACCCTCCTCCCGGCCTTCTTCGGCGAACTCGTCAGGTACACCCAGGAGTACACCTATGCCTGGCACACGCCCGGCCACACCGGCGGCGCCGCCTTCCTCAAGTCGCCGGTCGGCAAACTTTTTTACGAATTCTTCGGCGAGAACACCCTCAGGGCCGACCTCTCCGTCTCCGTCCCCGAACTCGGGTCCCTCCTGGAGCACTCGGGCGTGGTGGGCGACGCCGAGGCCGACGCCGCCCGGATCTTCGGGGCCGACAGGACCTATTTCGTGACGAACGGGACCTCGACGGCGAACAAGATCGTCTTTTCGTCCTGCGTCTCCCCCGGCGACATCGTCCTCGTCGACAGGAACTGCCACAAGTCGGTGATGTACGCGATCATCCTCACGGGCGCCGTCCCCGTCTACCTGGTCCCGACGCGGAACAACTACGGGATCATCGGCCCCATCCCCGCGTCCGAGTTCTCGGAGGATGCAATCCTGGAGAAGATCCGGTCGAACAGGCTGGCGCAGCCCGATGCCGCCCCGAAACTCGCCGTCATTACGAACTCCACCTACGACGGCCTCTGCTACGACGTCGTCGCGATCCGCGGCTGGTTGCGGGGCATGGTGGACGCCCTCCACTTCGACGAGGCGTGGTACGGCTATGCCTGTGTCCACCCCCTGTACGAGGGGCGGTACGCGATGTCGGGGGCAGGCCTCGGCCCGGACGACCCTGTCCTCTACGCCACCCAGTCCACCCACAAGGTGCTCGCCGCCTTCTCCCAGGCCTCGATGGTCCACATCCTCGACGGCCACCGCCCCGAGGATGGCCGGGTCGACCCCGAACGCTTCAACGAGGCATTTATGATGCACTCGTCCACCTCTCCCGCCTACTCGATCATCGCCTCCCTCGACGTCGCCGCGAAGATGATGGAGGGCGACTCGGGCACGGCCCTCATCGCCGACACCCTCGAGGAGGCGCTGATCTTCAGGCAGAAGATGGTCCAGATAGGTGAGCAGCTCGCGGCGGGCGAGGAGGCGGGGGAGAGGTGGTGGTTCGGGATCTGGCAACCCGAGGGCGGGGACTTTCCCGACCTGCGGCCCCGCCCCGAGGCCGGCGACGACCTGGAGAGACACCTCGCCTTCTGGACGCTCAGGCCCGGCGATGCCTGGCACGGGTTCGAGGGCCTGGACGAGGGCTATGTCCTCCTCGACCCCCTGAAAGTGACCGTCCTCACGCCGGGCGTGGAGAAGGACGGCGGCATGGGGATGCGCGGCATCCCGGCCCCGGTCGTCTCCCGCTTCCTCCAGTCGCGCGGGATCGTCGTGGAGAAGAGCGGCTTCTACTCTTTCCTCATCCTCTTCACGATGGGGATCTCGCGAGGGAAATCGGGCACCCTCATCGCCCAGCTCTTCGAGTTCAAGGACCTCTATGACGAGAACGCCCCGCTCGAACGGGTCTTCCCGGCCCTCACCCGCGCCCACCCCGAGATCTACGGCGGCATGGGGCTTGCCGACCTCTGCGACGCGATGCACGCCTACCTCAGGAGGCGGAACATCGCCGGCGTGCTGAAGACGGTGTACGCCGGCATCCCCGAGGCCGTGATGACCCCGGCCGAGGCCTACCGCCACCTCGTGGCCGGCGAGACCGAGACGGTGCCCATCGGCTCGATCATCGGGAGGACGGCGGCGGTGATGGTCGTCCCGTACCCGCCCGGCATCCCTGTGCTGATGCCAGGCGAGAGGGTCCTCGCGGAGGACCGCTGCCTCGTCAACTTCCTCCTCCTGTACGGTGACTTCGACACCGCCTTCCCGGGCTTCGAGACCGAGATCCACGGCGTCGTCTCCGAGCAGACTGCGGAGGGGAAGGT
- a CDS encoding dockerin type I repeat-containing protein yields the protein MTPTKICLLSVCVLAMVCGVACAADIAVQESMVETGEGAFTIAASDLDAVEGVGFRLSYDPDYLEITGVTNISAGYVNHHAHDGTLSVALIFPEALTATAEEPLVSVAYVTRSDEPGSVRMTLHDSEYSVGYQNLAFAHETCDTLSFRKMVADTVKDGTWSALTPAGLRYEVVPGATIRAPSLSRGERSVLLGDLAVRKYAGGSWTDVPRSNVSVAGDGRVTISGNPGAAAKLDLAFTGRVIGDANGNGVANSADARDGARHLAHLSALDETGVFYGDVNGDGVLDEGDVREMAGYAVGLLDEHFQQR from the coding sequence ATGACACCGACAAAGATATGCCTGCTGTCGGTCTGCGTCCTGGCGATGGTCTGCGGCGTGGCCTGCGCGGCAGATATTGCAGTACAGGAATCGATGGTCGAGACCGGCGAGGGGGCGTTCACGATCGCCGCCTCCGACCTGGACGCGGTCGAAGGGGTCGGGTTCAGGCTTTCATACGACCCCGACTACCTGGAGATCACCGGGGTGACGAACATCTCTGCGGGGTACGTGAACCACCATGCGCACGACGGCACCCTCTCGGTGGCGCTCATCTTCCCGGAGGCCCTGACGGCGACCGCTGAAGAACCTCTCGTCTCGGTCGCGTATGTCACCCGGTCGGATGAACCCGGATCTGTCAGGATGACGCTGCACGACTCCGAGTACAGCGTCGGCTACCAGAACCTGGCCTTCGCCCACGAAACCTGCGACACCCTCTCCTTCAGGAAGATGGTGGCCGACACGGTGAAAGACGGCACCTGGAGCGCACTGACCCCTGCTGGTCTCAGGTACGAGGTTGTGCCGGGCGCGACTATCCGGGCCCCGTCTCTCTCCCGCGGTGAGAGGTCGGTCCTCCTGGGCGACCTGGCGGTGAGAAAGTATGCCGGGGGATCGTGGACCGACGTGCCACGGTCGAATGTCAGTGTCGCCGGCGACGGCAGAGTTACGATCTCGGGAAACCCGGGCGCCGCCGCAAAACTCGACCTGGCCTTTACCGGGAGGGTCATCGGCGATGCGAACGGCAACGGTGTCGCGAACTCCGCGGATGCACGCGATGGTGCACGACACCTGGCGCATCTGTCGGCCCTCGATGAAACGGGCGTCTTCTACGGCGACGTGAACGGCGACGGCGTCCTTGACGAGGGCGACGTGCGTGAAATGGCCGGATATGCCGTCGGTCTCCTGGACGAACATTTCCAGCAGAGGTGA
- a CDS encoding ACT domain-containing protein: MAEKKYIIKQVSIFSENKPGRLAAIARALEEAGINILAFSIAEANGFGVVRALVNRPEKAHDCLTKLGFMVSFTDVIAVAMRDEPGGLYEIARILGDAGVNIEYSYAYSGKDAAVLILRVDQVEEGIDRILAAGGKLLSVDLFQ, from the coding sequence ATGGCTGAGAAGAAGTATATCATCAAGCAGGTCTCGATCTTTTCAGAGAACAAGCCCGGCCGCCTTGCGGCGATCGCCCGCGCCCTCGAAGAGGCCGGGATCAATATCCTCGCGTTCTCGATCGCGGAGGCGAACGGCTTCGGCGTCGTGCGGGCGCTCGTGAACAGGCCGGAGAAGGCCCACGACTGTCTCACGAAACTCGGCTTCATGGTCTCCTTCACCGACGTCATCGCCGTCGCCATGCGCGACGAACCCGGCGGCCTCTACGAGATCGCCCGCATCCTCGGCGACGCGGGGGTCAATATCGAGTACTCGTACGCCTACTCGGGCAAGGATGCGGCTGTGCTCATCCTGCGGGTCGACCAGGTCGAGGAGGGGATCGACAGGATCCTCGCCGCGGGCGGGAAACTGCTCAGCGTAGATCTTTTCCAGTGA